A window of the Harmonia axyridis chromosome 5, icHarAxyr1.1, whole genome shotgun sequence genome harbors these coding sequences:
- the LOC123681284 gene encoding probable ATP-dependent RNA helicase pitchoune isoform X1 has translation MSNLEGKKGKKRKLKIVQDEGIKKDESNGIAKKKEDTIAKNDDTITKNDERKKRPKKKKNNISNGCESEEETTGDAPPKKKLKSSEGAKNNTSADNDSAPNFNIPITYETEFAALDICEETKNGIVDMGFTKMTEIQAKSIPPLLEGRDLVGAAKTGSGKTLAFLIPAIEMIFKMKISPRHGTMVMIISPTRELSMQTFGVLKELLKYHSLTYGLVMGGANRTMEAQKLSKGINILVATPGRLLDHMQNTPDFLYRNLQCLVIDEADRILDIGFEEDMNQIIKLIPKNRQTMLFSATHTEKTEALTKFALKKEPIYVGVDDNKETATVAGLEQGYVVCPSEKRLMVLFTFLKRNRKKKVMVFFNSCMSVKFHHELFNYIDMPVMSIHGKQKQMKRSSTFFEFCNAESGILLCTDVAARGLDIPAVDWIVQYDPPGDPKEYIHRVGRTARGEGSSGHALLILRPEELGFLWYLKQARVPLNEYEFVWSKVANIQLQLETLISKNYFLHMSAKEAFKSYVRAYDSHSLKTIFDINTLDLIEVGKSFGFTTPPAVDLNVKGTRPEKRRGGGGFGSYKNLNSLENKKLVYRQVQKKNNGNDRRQFTR, from the exons ATGTCTAACTTAGAAggaaaaaaaggtaaaaaacGCAAGTTGAAAATAGTTCAAGATGAAGGAATCAAAAAAG atgaatCAAATGGAATAGCAAAAAAGAAAGAGGATACAATTGCGAAGAATGATGATACAATTACAAAGAATGACGAAAGGAAAAAACGACCCAAGAAAA aaaaaaacaatatttctaaTGGTTGTGAGAGTGAAGAAGAAACCACTGGTGATGCACCCCCCAAAA aaaaactgaaatcGTCTGAGGGAGCCAAAAATAATACATCTGCTGACAATGATTCTGCACCAAACTTCAACA TTCCGATTACGTATGAAACAGAGTTTGCAGCACTAGATATTTGTGAAGAGACAAAAAATGGAATCGTTGATATGGGATTTACTAAAATGACAGAAATTCAAGCTAAAAGTATTCCCCCTCTGTTAGAAGGCAGAGATTTAGTAGGCGCAGCGAAAACAGGGTCGGGAAAAACCTTAGCATTCCTTATACCTGCGATAGAAATGATCTTCAAAATGAAGATATCACCAAGACATG GTACTATGGTGATGATTATTTCCCCTACCAGAGAATTATCAATGCAGACTTTTGGTGTCCTTAAAGAACTTTTAAAATACCATTCTCTTACATATGGCTTAGTTATGGGAGGTGCTAATAGAACGATGGAAGCCCAAAAACTGTCCAAAGGTATCAATATACTTGTTGCGACACCTGGAAGGTTATTAGATCATATGCAAAACACACCGGACTTCTTATATAGGAATTTGCAATGCTTAGTTATTGATGAAGCTGATAGAATTTTGGACATTGGCTTTGAAGAGGATATGAATCAGATTATAAAACTCATACCAA aAAATCGTCAAACTATGCTATTCAGCGCCACTCACACTGAAAAAACTGAGGCCTTGACCAAATTTGCGCTAAAGAAAGAACCTATATATGTTGGGGTAGATGACAACAAGGAAACTGCTACTGTGGCAGGTTTGGAACAGGGTTATGTTGTATGTCCATCAGAAAAAAGATTGATggttcttttcacatttttgaaGAGAAATAGAAAGAAGAAGGTCATGGTGTTCTTCAATAGTTGTATGTCTGTCAAATTCCATCACGAACTATTTAATTATATAGATATGCCTGTAATGAGTATACAT GGTAAGCAAAAGCAGATGAAACGGTCATCAACATTCTTCGAATTCTGTAATGCCGAATCAGGTATACTTTTGTGTACTGACGTTGCTGCTAGAGGTCTTGATATTCCAGCAGTTGATTGGATCGTACAGTATGATCCTCCAGGTGATCCAAAAGAATACATTCATCGCGTAGGACGAACAGCCAGGGGTGAAGGAAGTAGTGGACATGCACTACTAATTTTGAGACCTGAGGAACTAGGTTTCCTTTGGTATTTGAAACAAGCTAGAGTACCACTCAATGAATATGAGTTTGTCTGGAGTAAAGTTGCTAATATTCAGTTACAG TTGGAGACACTGATaagtaaaaattatttcctACATATGTCAGCAAAAGAAGCTTTTAAGAGTTATGTGAGAGCATATGACTCTCACTCTCTGAAAACAATATTCGACATAAATACGTTGGACCTAATTGAAGTTGGGAAGTCTTTTGGCTTCACAACACCACCAGCGGTGGATCTGA atgTTAAAGGGACCAGGCCAGAGAAAAGAAGAGGAGGAGGTGGTTTTGGATCTTATAAAAATCTGAACtctcttgaaaataaaaagttggtATACCGACAAGTACAGAAGAAAAATAATGGAAATGATCGCAGGCAATTCACAAGATAA
- the LOC123681284 gene encoding probable ATP-dependent RNA helicase pitchoune isoform X2, translating to MMIQLQRMTKGKNDPRKEKNNISNGCESEEETTGDAPPKKKLKSSEGAKNNTSADNDSAPNFNIPITYETEFAALDICEETKNGIVDMGFTKMTEIQAKSIPPLLEGRDLVGAAKTGSGKTLAFLIPAIEMIFKMKISPRHGTMVMIISPTRELSMQTFGVLKELLKYHSLTYGLVMGGANRTMEAQKLSKGINILVATPGRLLDHMQNTPDFLYRNLQCLVIDEADRILDIGFEEDMNQIIKLIPKNRQTMLFSATHTEKTEALTKFALKKEPIYVGVDDNKETATVAGLEQGYVVCPSEKRLMVLFTFLKRNRKKKVMVFFNSCMSVKFHHELFNYIDMPVMSIHGKQKQMKRSSTFFEFCNAESGILLCTDVAARGLDIPAVDWIVQYDPPGDPKEYIHRVGRTARGEGSSGHALLILRPEELGFLWYLKQARVPLNEYEFVWSKVANIQLQLETLISKNYFLHMSAKEAFKSYVRAYDSHSLKTIFDINTLDLIEVGKSFGFTTPPAVDLNVKGTRPEKRRGGGGFGSYKNLNSLENKKLVYRQVQKKNNGNDRRQFTR from the exons ATGATGATACAATTACAAAGAATGACGAAAGGAAAAAACGACCCAAGAAAAG aaaaaaacaatatttctaaTGGTTGTGAGAGTGAAGAAGAAACCACTGGTGATGCACCCCCCAAAA aaaaactgaaatcGTCTGAGGGAGCCAAAAATAATACATCTGCTGACAATGATTCTGCACCAAACTTCAACA TTCCGATTACGTATGAAACAGAGTTTGCAGCACTAGATATTTGTGAAGAGACAAAAAATGGAATCGTTGATATGGGATTTACTAAAATGACAGAAATTCAAGCTAAAAGTATTCCCCCTCTGTTAGAAGGCAGAGATTTAGTAGGCGCAGCGAAAACAGGGTCGGGAAAAACCTTAGCATTCCTTATACCTGCGATAGAAATGATCTTCAAAATGAAGATATCACCAAGACATG GTACTATGGTGATGATTATTTCCCCTACCAGAGAATTATCAATGCAGACTTTTGGTGTCCTTAAAGAACTTTTAAAATACCATTCTCTTACATATGGCTTAGTTATGGGAGGTGCTAATAGAACGATGGAAGCCCAAAAACTGTCCAAAGGTATCAATATACTTGTTGCGACACCTGGAAGGTTATTAGATCATATGCAAAACACACCGGACTTCTTATATAGGAATTTGCAATGCTTAGTTATTGATGAAGCTGATAGAATTTTGGACATTGGCTTTGAAGAGGATATGAATCAGATTATAAAACTCATACCAA aAAATCGTCAAACTATGCTATTCAGCGCCACTCACACTGAAAAAACTGAGGCCTTGACCAAATTTGCGCTAAAGAAAGAACCTATATATGTTGGGGTAGATGACAACAAGGAAACTGCTACTGTGGCAGGTTTGGAACAGGGTTATGTTGTATGTCCATCAGAAAAAAGATTGATggttcttttcacatttttgaaGAGAAATAGAAAGAAGAAGGTCATGGTGTTCTTCAATAGTTGTATGTCTGTCAAATTCCATCACGAACTATTTAATTATATAGATATGCCTGTAATGAGTATACAT GGTAAGCAAAAGCAGATGAAACGGTCATCAACATTCTTCGAATTCTGTAATGCCGAATCAGGTATACTTTTGTGTACTGACGTTGCTGCTAGAGGTCTTGATATTCCAGCAGTTGATTGGATCGTACAGTATGATCCTCCAGGTGATCCAAAAGAATACATTCATCGCGTAGGACGAACAGCCAGGGGTGAAGGAAGTAGTGGACATGCACTACTAATTTTGAGACCTGAGGAACTAGGTTTCCTTTGGTATTTGAAACAAGCTAGAGTACCACTCAATGAATATGAGTTTGTCTGGAGTAAAGTTGCTAATATTCAGTTACAG TTGGAGACACTGATaagtaaaaattatttcctACATATGTCAGCAAAAGAAGCTTTTAAGAGTTATGTGAGAGCATATGACTCTCACTCTCTGAAAACAATATTCGACATAAATACGTTGGACCTAATTGAAGTTGGGAAGTCTTTTGGCTTCACAACACCACCAGCGGTGGATCTGA atgTTAAAGGGACCAGGCCAGAGAAAAGAAGAGGAGGAGGTGGTTTTGGATCTTATAAAAATCTGAACtctcttgaaaataaaaagttggtATACCGACAAGTACAGAAGAAAAATAATGGAAATGATCGCAGGCAATTCACAAGATAA
- the LOC123681285 gene encoding retinol dehydrogenase 13-like isoform X2, whose protein sequence is MLASRGCKIIIATNIECEAEELNLIEATNNPNITTKYLDLSSFASIRQFVEDVKKTETKIDFLVNNAGVALIPEIVSKDKLNNVMQINYFGHFLLTHLLIDELKAAESAHVAFVASSSAYCNQADFHQINELPKENHQITSEEIFQYYTFSKLCVIIAVQEFGKHLNKKYGITVNAVDPGILNTNIVHNVLRNEAPRAWFFKILFHFLLTLYSTDVFQAAKNTTYVLTADDINNGDYYFQCKPIFKPHYAYNPEFCEEIWKRSQTIVELTPDEKLS, encoded by the exons ATGTTGGCTTCAAGAGGATGCAAAATAATCATAGCAACAAATATTGAATGCGAAGCAGAAGAACTCAATCTTATAGAGGCAACAAATAATCCTAACATTACCACAAAATATTTGGATTTATCCAGTTTTGCTTCTATACGACAATTTGTAGAAGATGTAAAAAAAACCGAAACTAAGATAGACTTCTTGGTGAATAATGCGGGTGTTGCTCTAATTCCAGAAATTGTCAGCAAAGATAAATTGAATAATGTGATGCAGATAAATTATTTTGGACATTTTCTACTGACACATCTCCTTATCG atgAACTGAAGGCGGCAGAGTCCGCACATGTGGCTTTTGTAGCATCTTCGTCTGCTTATTGTAATCAGGCGGATTTCCATCAAATTAATGAGCTACCAAAGGAAAACCATCAAATAACAAGcgaagaaatttttcaatattacactTTTTCGAAGCTCTGTGTAATAATAGCTGTTCAGGAATTTGGAAAGCATTTAAACAAGAAGTACGGTATTACAGTAAATGCTGTAGATCCTGGAATATTAAATACCAATATTGTTCATAATGTCCTGCGAAACGAAGCTCCAAGAGCTTGGTTTTTTAAAATActctttcattttcttcttACTCTTTACAGCACT gATGTATTTCAAGCAGCCAAAAATACTACATATGTTTTAACAGCAGACGATATTAATAATGGGGATTACTATTTTCAATGTAAACCCATTTTCAAACCTCATTATGCATACAATCCCGAATTTTGCGAAGAGATATGGAAAAGAAGCCAAACAATTGTTGAACTCACACCAGATGAAAAATTATCATAA